One genomic segment of Amycolatopsis sp. Hca4 includes these proteins:
- a CDS encoding MarR family winged helix-turn-helix transcriptional regulator, with translation MAVDELAASLLYQVTALAGEVAGRMNDGLERLELTGPTANLLWILDPEAEPQPLRKLAVLMRCDPSNISLLSAQLEERGLAERRPHPRDGRVRTLVLTAEGRKVRERLLAVVARHSPFAHLGDEEQLLLQSLLAKALDETR, from the coding sequence ATGGCGGTCGATGAGCTAGCGGCTTCGTTGCTGTACCAGGTGACGGCCCTGGCCGGAGAGGTCGCCGGCCGCATGAACGACGGCCTGGAGCGGCTGGAGCTCACCGGGCCGACGGCGAACCTGCTGTGGATCCTCGACCCGGAGGCCGAGCCGCAGCCGCTGCGCAAGCTGGCCGTCCTCATGCGCTGCGACCCTTCCAACATCAGCCTGCTCAGCGCACAGCTGGAGGAACGCGGGCTCGCCGAGCGGCGCCCGCACCCGCGGGACGGCCGCGTCCGGACGCTGGTGCTGACCGCCGAAGGCCGGAAGGTGCGCGAGCGGCTCCTCGCCGTCGTCGCCAGGCACTCCCCCTTCGCACACCTCGGCGACGAGGAACAGCTGCTCCTGCAGTCCCTGCTCGCGAAGGCGCTCGACGAAACTCGTTGA
- a CDS encoding zinc-binding dehydrogenase — translation MTTTARRVRLTATGGPEVLRVEAMPVPEPGPGQILITTEAAGVAFHDISTRRGLTPGALPEVQGFDVVGHVARVGPGVTEFTAGQRVGALIGDGGYATHVLAPVQRTAPLPEGPPAEKLDALMLNYLTAWQMFHHVARPSAGEAVLVLGAAGGVGSALSQIARAAGVEVYGTSSPGRRGRVLAGGARWVADQSKVPTPVAAVFDPVGGPSLARSRRVTKRSGVVVSYGFSFATGAGYSKAGAMTRTVGALVRAKLTPGPRVVVHTVARAVDKDPAGFRADIAALVGQLAAGAIEPEVVTLPLEQAAEAHRRLENREVEGKLVLVP, via the coding sequence ATGACGACTACGGCAAGACGGGTGCGGCTGACCGCCACGGGAGGTCCCGAGGTGCTCCGGGTGGAGGCCATGCCGGTGCCGGAACCGGGCCCCGGACAGATCTTGATCACCACGGAGGCCGCGGGCGTGGCGTTCCACGACATCTCGACCCGCAGAGGCCTGACCCCCGGCGCCCTCCCGGAGGTCCAGGGGTTCGACGTCGTCGGCCACGTCGCCCGCGTCGGCCCCGGCGTCACGGAGTTCACGGCAGGCCAGCGCGTCGGAGCCCTGATCGGCGACGGCGGATACGCAACGCACGTCCTGGCGCCGGTGCAGCGGACCGCCCCGCTGCCGGAGGGACCGCCCGCCGAGAAGCTTGACGCGCTGATGCTCAACTACCTCACGGCGTGGCAGATGTTCCACCACGTGGCCAGGCCTTCAGCTGGTGAGGCCGTACTGGTGCTCGGAGCCGCCGGAGGAGTGGGATCGGCATTGTCCCAGATAGCCAGAGCGGCAGGGGTGGAGGTCTACGGCACCTCAAGCCCAGGCCGACGCGGCAGGGTGCTTGCAGGCGGCGCCAGGTGGGTAGCGGACCAGTCCAAGGTACCCACCCCGGTCGCAGCGGTGTTCGACCCGGTGGGAGGCCCATCGCTGGCACGCTCCCGACGTGTCACGAAGCGGTCGGGAGTGGTGGTGTCGTACGGATTCAGTTTCGCCACCGGAGCCGGCTACTCCAAGGCCGGCGCCATGACGCGAACGGTCGGCGCACTCGTGCGGGCGAAGCTGACGCCAGGGCCACGGGTGGTGGTGCACACGGTGGCCCGCGCGGTCGACAAGGATCCGGCCGGGTTTCGGGCGGACATCGCTGCGCTGGTCGGGCAGCTGGCCGCTGGTGCTATTGAGCCCGAGGTCGTCACGCTGCCGCTGGAGCAGGCCGCGGAAGCGCATCGGCGGCTGGAAAACCGTGAGGTCGAAGGCAAACTGGTCCTGGTTCCCTGA